A window of the Lactobacillus gasseri ATCC 33323 = JCM 1131 genome harbors these coding sequences:
- the treR gene encoding trehalose operon repressor, giving the protein MAQSKVSAIAQDLVDKIKHQQYKPGEYLPSEHQLMDLYGASRETIRKALTSLTDLGLIQKIRGKGSIVLNLDRYAFPISGISSFAELNNQLGLKAETKVLLLQKEEHLPTGFIKYFPEEKNSAGFHLERLRLIEGQADVLDCDYLLSPPINSLPKDAAKTSIYNYLENKEKLEISYATKEISVCTVNQRIRDLLQLDNELAVLVASRNYLADTTKFELTLSYHRPDKFKFVDFARRKKIKF; this is encoded by the coding sequence ATGGCTCAATCCAAAGTTAGTGCTATTGCTCAAGACTTAGTAGATAAAATTAAGCATCAACAATATAAACCTGGCGAATATCTCCCTAGTGAACATCAATTAATGGACTTATATGGGGCTTCAAGAGAAACAATTCGCAAAGCACTTACTAGCTTAACTGACTTAGGCTTAATTCAAAAAATTCGCGGAAAAGGCTCAATAGTTTTAAATCTTGATCGCTACGCTTTTCCTATTTCAGGAATTAGCAGTTTCGCTGAATTGAACAATCAATTAGGACTTAAGGCGGAAACAAAAGTTTTACTTTTACAAAAAGAAGAACATTTACCTACTGGCTTTATCAAATATTTTCCTGAAGAAAAAAACAGTGCCGGTTTTCATCTTGAACGCTTGCGATTAATAGAAGGACAAGCTGATGTCTTAGATTGCGACTATTTGCTTTCACCTCCTATTAATTCACTTCCAAAAGATGCTGCAAAAACTTCTATTTATAATTATTTAGAAAATAAAGAAAAATTAGAAATTTCCTATGCAACGAAAGAAATTTCTGTCTGCACAGTTAACCAAAGAATTCGAGATTTACTTCAACTAGATAACGAACTCGCAGTGCTGGTCGCAAGCAGAAATTATTTAGCTGATACAACTAAATTTGAACTAACTCTGTCATATCATCGACCTGATAAATTCAAGTTTGTTGATTTTGCTCGAAGAAAAAAGATTAAATTTTAG
- a CDS encoding glucose PTS transporter subunit IIA, which translates to MVQDTTNLLAPATGAVIALAKTSDPIFSQGTMGDGFGLTPTVGKVVAPVSGKISMVADTKHAVGIVTNEGLEVLVHMGVDTVGLKGAPFTIKIENGQEVKAGDEIAEMDLDEIKAKGLDTTIMVLITNSADKISGLDVTEGEAEAGEVVATAYLKTSETEDTSSKKLSYPELAAFIIKNVGGKDNVNNVIHCITRLRFYLKDESKANDDVLKNQRGILDVMHASGQYQVVIGNEVTNVFDEVVKQLGPLDSEAAPAPEDDGKNPVSKAFGNLIGFITGSMSPIIGVIAAAGIIKGILALLTLPQLGSLLSVKSTAYITTSAIADSAFFFLPVLVGYCAAKRLNSDPIIAAVIGGVLVYPQLVEWGKAFKTMFEVGGIKFEFLNYTYSIFPMILAAWLAKKCEDWLKKWLPSYLQMIFIPLITVLVVSALTLMVTGPIIQGVANGIAVFINWLVHASGWIGGFIIGGFYQVLVIFGLHWGVVPLVAQQIAGTGESALNAIICSSMIAQGAAVLAVAIKSKKEDLKELGFASTISAMCGVTEPAVYGISLRYKKVFISGCIGSAFGGLVTGLMHGTMYGFTGGLIGFSSFFNPKHPTDLSSFYTFLIASAVTIVVSFIVTWVWGYNDSMVQGAKVAKKKRPGSK; encoded by the coding sequence ATGGTACAAGATACTACTAATTTATTAGCTCCAGCTACTGGAGCGGTTATTGCTTTAGCTAAGACTTCTGATCCAATCTTTTCTCAGGGAACAATGGGAGATGGATTTGGATTAACTCCAACTGTTGGAAAGGTTGTAGCACCTGTCTCAGGAAAAATTAGTATGGTTGCTGATACTAAGCATGCTGTCGGAATCGTCACTAATGAAGGACTAGAGGTGCTAGTTCACATGGGCGTTGATACAGTTGGTTTAAAGGGTGCACCATTCACGATTAAGATTGAAAATGGTCAAGAAGTTAAAGCTGGCGATGAAATTGCTGAAATGGATTTAGATGAAATCAAGGCTAAGGGATTAGATACAACAATCATGGTTTTGATTACTAATTCAGCTGATAAGATTTCAGGACTTGATGTAACTGAAGGTGAGGCAGAAGCTGGTGAGGTTGTCGCAACAGCTTACTTAAAAACTTCAGAAACAGAAGACACTTCAAGTAAAAAGTTATCCTATCCAGAATTGGCTGCTTTCATTATTAAAAATGTCGGCGGTAAAGATAATGTTAACAATGTAATTCACTGTATTACCCGTTTGCGTTTTTATTTAAAAGATGAAAGTAAAGCTAACGATGACGTTTTAAAAAATCAACGTGGAATTCTAGATGTGATGCATGCTTCTGGCCAATACCAAGTTGTAATTGGTAATGAGGTAACTAATGTCTTTGATGAAGTAGTCAAGCAATTAGGACCTTTAGATAGTGAAGCAGCTCCTGCTCCAGAAGATGACGGTAAAAATCCAGTTTCAAAAGCTTTTGGTAATTTAATTGGATTTATCACTGGTTCAATGAGTCCAATTATCGGTGTAATTGCTGCAGCAGGTATTATTAAAGGTATTTTGGCATTACTTACTCTGCCTCAATTAGGTAGTTTACTTAGTGTCAAGAGTACAGCCTATATTACTACTAGTGCAATTGCTGATTCAGCCTTCTTTTTCTTGCCAGTCTTAGTTGGTTATTGTGCAGCAAAGAGATTGAATTCCGATCCAATCATTGCAGCAGTAATTGGTGGTGTGCTTGTTTACCCTCAATTAGTTGAATGGGGTAAAGCTTTTAAGACGATGTTTGAAGTTGGTGGGATTAAGTTTGAGTTCTTGAACTATACTTACTCAATTTTCCCAATGATTTTAGCTGCATGGCTTGCTAAAAAGTGTGAAGATTGGCTTAAAAAGTGGCTACCATCATACTTGCAAATGATTTTTATCCCATTAATTACTGTTTTAGTTGTATCTGCATTGACTTTAATGGTAACTGGTCCGATTATTCAAGGTGTTGCTAACGGGATTGCTGTCTTCATTAACTGGTTAGTTCACGCATCTGGTTGGATCGGCGGATTCATTATTGGTGGATTTTACCAAGTATTGGTTATCTTTGGTTTGCACTGGGGTGTTGTTCCACTTGTTGCACAACAAATTGCCGGAACTGGTGAAAGTGCGTTAAACGCAATTATTTGTTCATCAATGATTGCTCAAGGTGCTGCAGTATTAGCTGTTGCTATTAAGTCTAAGAAAGAAGACTTAAAAGAATTAGGATTTGCTTCAACTATTTCTGCAATGTGTGGTGTTACTGAGCCAGCCGTTTATGGTATCAGTTTAAGATATAAGAAAGTATTTATTTCTGGTTGTATTGGTTCTGCATTTGGTGGCCTTGTTACTGGATTAATGCATGGAACAATGTATGGCTTTACTGGTGGATTAATTGGTTTTTCTTCATTCTTTAATCCAAAACATCCAACTGATTTATCTAGTTTCTATACTTTCTTGATTGCTAGTGCTGTAACAATTGTAGTTTCATTTATCGTAACTTGGGTTTGGGGCTATAACGATAGTATGGTTCAAGGCGCCAAGGTTGCAAAGAAAAAGAGACCTGGTAGTAAGTAG
- a CDS encoding DUF4097 family beta strand repeat-containing protein codes for MIFEKLFSKENKKDEIVDVKLSDKKFNELRIKLSIGDVTVEQGENFSVNFTGKRHYLPLIRLEDGKLRLKQKMNLIEKGEAHLKVVIPTKVTLDSLDIQTSSGDIEIVDIKTEKAYLKSTEGRVRVRRVAIAETLLESTDGNVTVRNSDLADGKLATYDGEIKVSGSILSRISLNVTDGDMNLTDVTIDEGNANLKAGNFTLDHAVFKSDYEIKNIEGNNTVWSANLKYAHVRTANGLNNISFDPQPSGVVLTMTTVDGDNVVE; via the coding sequence ATGATTTTTGAAAAGCTTTTTTCTAAAGAAAATAAAAAAGATGAGATAGTTGATGTTAAGTTAAGTGATAAAAAGTTCAATGAATTAAGAATAAAGTTAAGCATTGGAGACGTAACAGTTGAACAAGGCGAGAATTTTTCGGTTAATTTTACTGGTAAAAGACACTACTTACCGCTTATTCGCTTAGAAGATGGTAAACTACGACTTAAGCAAAAAATGAATTTGATTGAAAAGGGAGAAGCTCATTTAAAAGTTGTGATTCCTACAAAGGTTACTTTGGATAGTCTTGATATTCAAACTAGTAGCGGGGATATTGAGATAGTTGATATTAAGACTGAAAAAGCCTATCTTAAATCTACTGAAGGTAGAGTTAGAGTAAGACGAGTGGCAATAGCTGAGACTCTTCTTGAATCAACAGATGGAAACGTAACAGTACGAAATAGTGATCTAGCAGATGGCAAACTAGCAACATACGATGGAGAAATCAAAGTATCGGGATCTATTTTATCTAGGATTTCTTTAAATGTAACAGATGGAGATATGAATCTAACTGATGTTACGATTGACGAAGGGAATGCAAACTTAAAGGCTGGTAACTTTACGCTCGATCATGCTGTATTTAAGAGCGATTATGAAATAAAGAATATTGAAGGAAATAATACAGTTTGGAGTGCAAATTTAAAATATGCTCATGTAAGAACGGCAAATGGCTTAAATAATATTTCGTTTGATCCACAACCTTCAGGTGTTGTTTTAACAATGACAACGGTAGATGGAGATAATGTAGTTGAGTAG
- the udk gene encoding uridine kinase: protein MQSKRPIIIGIAGGSGSGKTTIAHEIYDQLQQDDHILIMTQDSYYKNNDDLSMSERKKINYDHPDAFDMPLLVEQLRQLMDYKAVEMPVYDFTAHTRSEKTIHTEPADIIILEGILVLGEENLRNLMSIKVFVDTDDDIRFIRRLERDTQERGRSVHSVHSVIDQYLKTVKPMYNQFIEPTKRYADIIVPEGGENDVAIDMLTTKIRSVLSNVK, encoded by the coding sequence GTGCAAAGTAAACGCCCTATTATCATTGGAATTGCCGGTGGTTCAGGTAGTGGGAAGACAACCATTGCCCATGAAATTTATGACCAATTACAACAAGATGACCATATTTTAATTATGACGCAAGATTCTTATTACAAGAATAACGATGACTTATCAATGTCAGAGCGTAAAAAGATTAACTACGATCATCCAGATGCCTTTGACATGCCACTACTTGTTGAGCAACTTCGTCAATTAATGGACTATAAGGCAGTTGAAATGCCAGTTTACGACTTTACTGCTCATACTAGAAGTGAAAAGACTATTCACACTGAACCAGCTGATATTATTATCCTAGAAGGTATTCTCGTTCTTGGTGAAGAAAACTTACGTAATTTAATGAGCATCAAGGTCTTTGTTGATACGGATGACGATATTCGTTTTATCAGAAGATTAGAACGTGACACGCAAGAACGTGGTCGTTCAGTTCATTCAGTTCATTCAGTTATTGATCAATACTTAAAGACCGTTAAGCCAATGTACAACCAATTTATTGAACCAACTAAGCGTTATGCGGACATCATCGTTCCAGAAGGTGGAGAAAATGATGTTGCTATTGATATGCTTACAACTAAGATTCGTTCTGTTTTGAGCAACGTCAAGTAA
- a CDS encoding bacteriocin immunity protein, which produces MLNDFISLAKTRYDRKGNEYLLEQLEVALDKLEHNVQDEVDEARATYQNINTICLTNHLHLETDEEALLEKIKKISMSKGWLGGLNSWNTTNTWPGK; this is translated from the coding sequence GTGTTGAATGACTTTATCTCACTTGCTAAGACTCGTTATGATAGGAAAGGCAACGAATACTTACTAGAGCAACTTGAAGTTGCCTTAGACAAGTTAGAACATAATGTTCAAGATGAAGTAGATGAAGCTCGTGCAACTTATCAAAATATAAATACTATTTGTCTTACTAACCATCTTCACTTGGAAACAGATGAAGAAGCATTACTTGAAAAGATTAAAAAAATTTCAATGAGTAAAGGCTGGCTTGGTGGCTTAAACAGCTGGAATACGACCAATACTTGGCCTGGAAAATAA
- a CDS encoding cation-translocating P-type ATPase, giving the protein MITLTKNDENDEIIKVAQLSVEDALKELNTSQSGLTIDEVHTLQQKYGKNIFAKANQEPLWKKFLANFTNLMAILLWVAGIIAFCADLVQLGIAIWAVNIINGIFSFWQEFQADKATEALANMLPSYTRVVRNGKEEKILANDLVPGDIVKLEEGDDIPADIRVIAATTAQADQSSLTGEVNPVHKGAHAVEDAKKKNHADLNNMIFSGTNMMKGNVTGVVVKTGMNTDFGKIAELTQNVAQQKSPLEKELDTLTKQISILAISIGIIFFLIATFFVHYPLVKGFVFALGMIVAFIPEGLEPTVTLSLAGAVQRMAKKHALIKRLSSVETLGSTSVICSDKTGTLTKNEMTVKELWTLEKSYHVSGEGYAVRGHIKEGPTHVFAKDNDTLKEVLLGGVFADNAKIQAPDKKHLRYQILGDPTEACLEVVARKGKVDVEAELKNTPRVKELPFDSSRKMMTVIQSSDGTHRFNTYTKGAPNCVVDKCTSYLEHGEIKPITQEIKDKIMRANDGYAKDGLRVLAVAGRNLDQKMMDNLDSATIETVEKDLTFLGLTVMMDPPRAEVYKAARECRKAGIKVTMVTGDYGLTAKSIARQIGLNDPDKPLTVITGDALKTMPDDELRHYLEGEVVFARMAPEQKYRVVSMYEKMGKIVAATGDGVNDAPALKKANIGIAMGGTGTDVAKEAADMILTDDNFASIVGAIKEGRGVYSNIRKFLIYILNSNMPEAVPSVLFLLSGGAIPLALTVMEILFIDLGTDMIPALGLGREDPEKGIMDRPPRSPKDHLINKHVLAKAFLWYGLIASIIATAAFFGANFYRGHIFPNLPEVGWDYRQATTVTLAAIIFCQIAAVLNIRYSRQSMFNKHFFKNSMIFIGIIMEIVLLLCISYVPVFQSFFGTEPLNSHDWIMLVCIPIPLILIDELRKWILRKNYKK; this is encoded by the coding sequence GTGATAACTTTGACTAAAAATGATGAAAACGATGAGATAATTAAGGTTGCTCAATTATCTGTTGAAGATGCACTGAAGGAATTAAATACTAGTCAAAGTGGCTTAACAATTGATGAAGTTCATACACTACAGCAAAAATATGGAAAGAATATTTTTGCCAAAGCAAACCAGGAGCCACTTTGGAAGAAATTTTTAGCTAATTTTACTAATTTAATGGCGATTCTGCTTTGGGTAGCAGGTATTATTGCTTTTTGTGCTGATTTAGTGCAATTAGGAATTGCTATTTGGGCCGTAAATATCATTAATGGTATTTTTAGTTTTTGGCAAGAATTTCAAGCTGATAAGGCAACTGAAGCGCTAGCGAATATGCTTCCTTCTTATACAAGAGTTGTAAGAAACGGAAAAGAAGAAAAGATTTTAGCTAATGATTTAGTACCCGGCGATATCGTTAAGCTTGAAGAAGGAGACGATATCCCAGCTGACATTCGTGTAATTGCTGCAACAACGGCTCAAGCTGATCAATCTTCGTTGACTGGCGAAGTGAACCCAGTTCATAAGGGTGCTCATGCTGTTGAAGACGCGAAGAAGAAAAATCACGCTGATCTTAATAACATGATTTTCTCTGGTACCAATATGATGAAGGGTAATGTTACTGGAGTTGTTGTTAAGACGGGGATGAATACTGATTTTGGTAAGATTGCTGAATTAACACAAAATGTTGCTCAGCAAAAGAGTCCGCTTGAAAAAGAACTGGATACTTTAACTAAGCAGATTTCAATTTTAGCCATTTCAATTGGGATTATTTTCTTCTTAATTGCTACTTTCTTTGTTCACTATCCTTTAGTAAAAGGCTTTGTCTTTGCTCTAGGAATGATTGTAGCTTTTATACCAGAAGGATTAGAACCAACAGTTACTTTATCTTTAGCTGGGGCGGTTCAACGAATGGCAAAAAAGCACGCTCTAATTAAGCGTTTATCTAGCGTAGAAACGTTAGGTTCGACATCAGTGATTTGTTCTGATAAAACAGGAACTTTAACTAAGAATGAAATGACAGTTAAAGAACTTTGGACCCTAGAAAAAAGCTACCATGTTTCTGGCGAAGGCTATGCAGTTCGAGGCCATATTAAAGAAGGACCAACGCATGTTTTCGCTAAAGATAATGACACTTTAAAAGAAGTATTACTTGGTGGAGTTTTTGCAGACAATGCAAAAATTCAAGCACCAGATAAGAAGCATCTACGCTATCAAATCTTGGGAGATCCAACTGAAGCATGCCTTGAAGTGGTTGCTCGAAAAGGTAAAGTTGATGTTGAAGCTGAATTAAAAAATACGCCGCGAGTTAAAGAACTACCATTTGATTCAAGCAGAAAAATGATGACGGTAATTCAAAGCTCTGATGGCACACACCGTTTTAATACCTATACTAAGGGTGCTCCGAACTGTGTAGTTGATAAGTGTACTTCTTATTTAGAACACGGTGAGATAAAGCCTATTACCCAGGAAATAAAAGATAAGATTATGCGAGCTAATGATGGCTATGCGAAGGATGGCCTGCGTGTTTTAGCAGTTGCAGGACGTAATCTTGATCAAAAGATGATGGATAATTTAGATTCAGCAACAATTGAAACTGTTGAAAAGGATCTTACTTTCTTAGGCTTGACAGTCATGATGGATCCACCAAGAGCAGAAGTGTATAAAGCCGCTCGTGAATGTCGCAAAGCTGGAATTAAGGTAACGATGGTTACCGGTGATTATGGCTTAACTGCTAAAAGTATTGCACGCCAAATTGGTTTGAACGATCCAGATAAGCCTTTAACTGTAATTACAGGGGATGCCTTAAAGACAATGCCAGATGATGAATTAAGACATTATCTTGAAGGTGAGGTTGTCTTTGCTCGAATGGCACCTGAGCAAAAATACCGTGTCGTTTCTATGTATGAAAAAATGGGCAAGATTGTTGCTGCTACCGGTGACGGTGTTAATGATGCTCCAGCCTTAAAGAAAGCCAATATTGGAATTGCCATGGGCGGTACTGGTACTGATGTTGCAAAAGAAGCAGCCGATATGATTTTGACTGATGATAATTTTGCATCTATTGTCGGAGCAATTAAAGAAGGACGCGGAGTCTACAGCAATATTCGTAAGTTTTTAATTTACATCTTAAACTCAAATATGCCAGAAGCAGTTCCTTCAGTTTTGTTCTTGCTTTCAGGTGGTGCAATTCCGCTTGCTTTAACTGTAATGGAAATTCTATTTATTGACTTAGGAACAGATATGATTCCAGCTCTTGGATTAGGACGTGAAGATCCTGAAAAAGGCATCATGGATCGACCTCCACGGTCGCCTAAGGATCACTTAATTAATAAGCATGTTTTAGCTAAAGCATTTTTATGGTATGGCTTAATTGCTTCAATTATTGCGACAGCAGCATTCTTTGGTGCTAACTTCTATCGTGGTCATATTTTTCCAAATTTACCAGAGGTAGGTTGGGATTATCGTCAAGCAACGACAGTAACGTTGGCTGCAATTATCTTTTGTCAGATTGCGGCAGTATTAAATATTCGTTATTCAAGACAATCAATGTTTAATAAGCATTTCTTCAAGAATTCCATGATCTTTATCGGAATTATTATGGAGATAGTTTTGTTGCTATGCATTTCTTACGTGCCAGTTTTCCAGTCATTCTTTGGTACGGAGCCACTTAATTCACATGATTGGATTATGCTAGTATGTATTCCAATTCCGCTAATTTTAATTGATGAGTTAAGAAAGTGGATTTTAAGGAAAAATTATAAAAAGTAA
- a CDS encoding patatin-like phospholipase family protein encodes MKKGLVMEGGAMRCMFTAGVIDTLMKEKIKFDGAIGVSAGAAFGCNYKSRQIGRVLRYNMKYARDPRLSSWQSWLKTGDLYGADFCYRELPVKLDIFDTSAFQKNPMDFWCVATDIDNGEAVYHKLLSGKEADLKWIRASSSIPVFARPVEIGNRKYWDGGISDSIPIKFFEKIGYQKNIVILTQPLSYRKEVSKLYPALELVLHKYPAVLRKLKTRAKDYNDVLSYIRKKEVQGKLLVIRPPYHLDIGTMEKDPKELKRVYNIGVKEAQRNLKAIQSYLSE; translated from the coding sequence ATGAAAAAAGGATTGGTAATGGAAGGCGGAGCGATGCGCTGTATGTTCACCGCTGGTGTGATTGATACTTTAATGAAAGAAAAAATTAAGTTTGATGGAGCAATTGGTGTTTCAGCTGGAGCAGCATTTGGTTGCAATTATAAGTCAAGGCAAATAGGACGTGTACTGCGTTATAACATGAAATACGCTAGGGATCCTCGCTTATCAAGTTGGCAGTCGTGGCTAAAGACAGGAGACTTATATGGCGCTGATTTTTGCTACCGAGAACTACCAGTTAAATTAGATATCTTTGATACAAGCGCTTTTCAAAAAAATCCAATGGATTTTTGGTGTGTAGCGACTGACATTGATAATGGAGAAGCTGTATATCACAAGTTGTTGTCAGGTAAAGAGGCTGATTTAAAATGGATTCGTGCCTCTTCTTCTATTCCAGTTTTTGCAAGGCCAGTAGAGATAGGTAATCGAAAGTATTGGGATGGGGGGATTAGTGATTCAATCCCGATTAAATTTTTTGAAAAAATTGGCTATCAGAAGAATATTGTAATTTTGACGCAACCACTATCTTACCGAAAAGAAGTAAGTAAACTATATCCAGCATTAGAGTTAGTCTTGCACAAGTATCCTGCTGTCTTAAGAAAATTGAAGACTAGGGCAAAAGATTATAATGATGTCCTTAGTTATATTAGAAAAAAAGAAGTTCAAGGCAAGCTTTTAGTTATCAGGCCTCCTTATCATTTGGATATTGGTACGATGGAAAAAGATCCTAAGGAATTGAAACGAGTATACAATATTGGCGTAAAAGAAGCTCAAAGGAATCTAAAAGCGATTCAATCGTATTTAAGCGAATAA
- a CDS encoding ABC transporter substrate-binding protein/permease, whose amino-acid sequence MKKTKLFSFFFAFLLFFSLGAAFIQPAQAASEKKVAEGSVLKKIKKSGELVVGTSADYPPLEFTASENGKTKYVGVDIELAKDIAQDLGVKLVIKNMSFDSLLVALETGKVDMVISAMTPTPERKQSVAFSKIYYKPSGEYFLVNKKDKDKYTSIQSLKGQAIGAQTGSNQYNLVKSQMKDSKLKGLGKINNLVLALQSGKVSAVVVEELIAKAYAENNNSLAAVRSNLKETQSGNAVAIAKGQDELVAQVNKTIDHVQKKDLINKQYLPAAAKYMKTEKKSNTFAKYIPYFFKGIWYTIVITVFSVIIGIVLGIILALMRLSKNPILHWLAVCYIEFIRGTPQMVQILFVYFGIGYLISNLSALVAGIIAIGLNSGAYVAEDIRSGIDSLPKGQMEAARSLGLSRQKAFRYVIIPQAIKNIWPALGNEFITLLKDSSLVSVIGVAELMYQTQLVQTSTYKGVLPLFIAMIIYFIMTFSLTRLLNHFEKRMKRNDSND is encoded by the coding sequence ATGAAGAAAACAAAACTATTTAGCTTCTTCTTTGCATTTCTACTCTTCTTCTCACTTGGTGCCGCTTTTATTCAACCAGCTCAAGCAGCTAGTGAAAAAAAGGTTGCAGAAGGCAGCGTTTTAAAGAAGATTAAGAAGAGTGGAGAGCTAGTAGTTGGTACATCTGCCGACTATCCACCGTTAGAGTTTACAGCAAGTGAAAACGGTAAGACTAAATATGTTGGAGTCGATATTGAATTAGCTAAAGACATTGCACAAGACTTGGGCGTTAAGCTTGTTATTAAGAATATGTCTTTTGACTCGTTGTTAGTTGCACTTGAAACAGGAAAGGTAGACATGGTTATTTCTGCTATGACACCTACTCCTGAAAGAAAACAAAGTGTGGCTTTTTCAAAAATTTACTACAAGCCAAGTGGTGAATATTTTTTAGTAAATAAAAAAGATAAGGATAAATATACAAGCATCCAAAGCCTTAAGGGTCAAGCTATTGGTGCGCAAACAGGAAGCAACCAATATAATTTAGTTAAATCGCAAATGAAAGATTCTAAGTTAAAAGGCCTTGGGAAAATTAATAACTTGGTCTTAGCTTTACAATCTGGTAAGGTTTCGGCAGTTGTCGTTGAAGAATTAATCGCTAAAGCTTATGCGGAAAACAATAATAGCTTAGCCGCAGTACGTTCAAACTTGAAAGAAACACAGTCTGGTAATGCAGTAGCAATTGCCAAGGGACAAGATGAATTAGTTGCTCAGGTGAATAAAACTATTGATCATGTTCAAAAGAAAGACTTAATTAATAAACAATATCTTCCAGCAGCTGCCAAATATATGAAAACGGAAAAGAAAAGTAATACTTTTGCTAAATATATTCCATACTTCTTCAAGGGCATCTGGTACACAATTGTAATTACTGTCTTTTCTGTCATTATTGGTATTGTTTTAGGAATTATTTTAGCTTTAATGCGCCTGTCTAAGAATCCAATTTTACACTGGCTTGCCGTTTGCTACATTGAATTTATTCGTGGTACGCCTCAAATGGTTCAAATTTTGTTTGTATACTTTGGAATCGGATATTTAATTTCTAATCTGTCAGCTTTAGTTGCTGGTATTATCGCTATCGGTCTTAATTCTGGAGCTTATGTGGCTGAGGATATTAGGTCAGGAATCGATTCTTTGCCAAAAGGACAAATGGAAGCAGCACGTTCCTTAGGCTTAAGTCGTCAGAAAGCATTTAGATATGTAATTATTCCTCAGGCAATAAAGAATATTTGGCCAGCCTTAGGTAATGAATTTATTACTTTATTGAAGGATAGTTCCTTGGTTTCAGTAATTGGAGTAGCTGAATTAATGTATCAAACACAATTGGTTCAGACTTCAACTTATAAGGGTGTATTACCATTATTCATTGCCATGATTATTTACTTTATTATGACTTTCTCATTAACGAGATTGTTGAATCATTTTGAAAAGAGGATGAAGCGTAATGACAGCAATGATTAA
- a CDS encoding amino acid ABC transporter ATP-binding protein translates to MTAMIKVEHLKKSFGKKEVLKDISANVDKGKVISIIGPSGSGKSTFLRCLNVLETPTSGKIVFDGQDLTHINEKELDILREKMGMVFQSFNLFPNMNVIENIKLAPMKVKGVNEQDAEKQALELLDKVGLKDRAEQYPSSLSGGQQQRVAIARALAMDPEVMLFDEPTSALDPEMVGEVLKTMQDLADSGMTMVIVTHEMGFAREVSDEVWFMADGYLQEQGSPEQIFENPQSPRAQDFLSKVL, encoded by the coding sequence ATGACAGCAATGATTAAGGTTGAACATTTAAAGAAAAGTTTTGGAAAAAAAGAAGTCCTTAAAGATATTTCTGCAAATGTTGATAAAGGAAAAGTTATTAGTATCATTGGTCCATCAGGTTCAGGAAAGAGTACTTTTTTACGCTGTCTCAATGTGCTTGAAACGCCAACTAGTGGCAAGATTGTTTTTGATGGACAAGATTTAACGCATATTAATGAAAAAGAGTTAGATATTTTACGTGAAAAAATGGGAATGGTTTTTCAAAGTTTTAATCTTTTTCCTAATATGAATGTAATTGAAAATATCAAACTTGCTCCAATGAAGGTTAAAGGGGTAAATGAACAAGATGCTGAGAAGCAAGCTTTAGAATTACTTGATAAGGTTGGCTTGAAAGATCGGGCTGAGCAATATCCTTCGAGCCTCTCTGGCGGTCAACAACAGCGTGTTGCCATTGCTCGAGCTTTAGCAATGGATCCAGAGGTAATGCTGTTTGATGAGCCAACAAGTGCATTAGATCCAGAGATGGTCGGAGAAGTTTTAAAGACAATGCAGGATTTAGCTGATTCGGGAATGACGATGGTTATTGTTACTCACGAAATGGGTTTTGCTCGTGAAGTTTCTGATGAAGTTTGGTTTATGGCAGATGGATATTTACAGGAACAGGGTAGTCCTGAGCAAATTTTTGAAAATCCGCAGAGCCCACGTGCACAAGATTTCCTTTCTAAAGTTTTATAA